GATCGCATCCAATAGAATGCCTTCGCGTAACTGCCAGATTTCCGTGTCAGACCAAGTGACTGGGGCATCATCAAACTCAAATAGAAATTCGAGCTGTGATGATGTGTGTTGATGGGACTGCTTTTGTGATGGAGGAGAATGGGCAATGCGCCCATTCATCAAAGATAACCGCGTTCGGCAAGCGAAACACAGCCCTCGGATGCGACCACAACATGGTCAAGCGTTCGAATATCAACAAGTGACAAGGCGTCACGAAGTCGATGAGTAATGCGTTTATCAGCTTCACTGGGTTCAGGATCACCCGATGGATGGTTATGAACCAGTATCACTGCTGCCGCATTAAGTTCTAGCGCTCGTTTTGTTACTTCCCTTGGATACACGCTCGCCGCATCTAAAGTGCCTTTGAACAGCTCTTCAAATCGAATGACGCGATGCTTTGTATCAAGAAACAGCACACCAAAAACCTCGTGCTCATACTCGTGCATCAGTGTTTGCAGGTATGAGAACGCCGACGATGGCTGTTCAATTTTTCGACCTTTACTTAATCGACCACGGGCAAGCTTGAGCGCCATATCTAAGATATCCGCTTCAGTCACTTGCTCAGGAACGATATAAGTACCGGTTTCTTCGCCAGCTAAGAACTTTTTGTTTTTCATAGGAGTCTCCAAAAAAAAGCGGAGACGAACCCATGCCCTGACGGGGACGGAATCGTCCCCGCAGGGTGGTAAAGTTGATGTGGTTACTGAATTAACAGTTGTTGTGTTACTTCGAATAACTCACGCTTCAGATCTTTGACATCGTTAATCACAATGCTTTGAGGAAAGAATTTCTCAACACTGCGTGTTTGAATCCCTATTCCCAGAAGCTCAAAGCCACTTCGTCTGCACCGGTCAACAATGTCATGCGTAGCAGCCCAATCATCTGGGTCACCATCCGTTAGCACTATCATTAGCTTTCGCTTCTGTTTTTGCGCTAACAAACTGTTTGCCGCAAACCACATTGCTTGTGCCATAGGCGTACAACCTCGTGGTTTTTGGTCAAAACAGGCGGCCCGATGTCGAACCGATTGCTTGGGCAATAACGCGATAGAAACTTCCTGATGAATACCAGGAAAATAACTGACCGCAGGTACAACACCCGGTATGCCTTCCAGTGCCATGGCCAAAGCCAAAGCGGCTTCATTGGCAACATGAAAGTACTTGCGATTACCTTCGCCAATGGGCTTACCCATTGAGCCCGATATATCGACCAGCAAGTGCACAGCAGCATTGGGCGCAATGCGCGGCAGCCTTTGAATAAACAATCTCGATTCACCTGCTTGTGAGGCGGCAAGACGATGGGTTGCAACTCGAAGACCGTGCCTTTTGGCATGATTCCGATTGTCCTGACTGGACTGAACCATTCCCCTAAGTCGGGCTCGAATTTGAGCGGACTCAGACGCCGATAAGGTCAAGATGGCCTCATCACCCAACATAGCTTGCTCTGCTTGGGGCAAACTGAGTGGAGTGACACCCTGATGTCCTTCAGCTTGTTCCGACAACACTTCTGCCACTTGGGCAAAGGTATCGGGTTCAAACTGAGCGGCACTGGCCTCTAAGGCTTGTCGCAAATTGTCAGCTTGATCAGAGTTATCTGAATCCCCCGTTTCAGCAGCATCCCCCATTGCAGACGGTGCTGCTTCTGGGGTTTGACTGTCACTACTGTTATTGCTGTCATTACTTGCATCTTGTCCCATGTCATTACCGTTATCAGCATCCGACTCATCCTGTGGTGGACGAGATTCTTCTTCCAACATGGCAACGATGGCATCGACAAGTTTTAGCACTTCACCTGTAGACGCTAGGCTAGGCACTACTGTCAGCATGGCGCTTAACCGGCTCATCGCTGCGGCAGGGAAGAGTTGTCTGACTCTTTCATCAACAACTTGATACAAAGGCGTCAGTGCTTTCTGACCGAGAAAATGGCATCTCAAGCGGAACAACAACCATGCTTGCAAGTTAGATGCAGGCTCAAGCTGTTCAGGTACACACATTTGCTGTGTGTCCACCATGTACTCAATCACTTGCGAAATACTGCGCCGGGTTCCGGGGTAATCCTTTGCCAATTCGTTTTCAATGCGAACGTCCTCAATGATATTGAGAAGTGCCTTACGGATCGGTTTGGACGACGCCTTCTGCACCATGTCAAAATTGGTATGCCGAATATGCGCCGCTTCATGAGCCAGATAACCCCAAGCTATCTGTTGATAGTGTGGGTCGTCTGGGTTTGCTGTTGGGATCACAATCCGCTCACCATCGGTAAACGCATCTTGTCCTTGAATAAGCACCTTCACACCAAACTTTTCGCCATAAGCGGCGGCAACGATTGGCAGTGCGTTTTTTAATGGATGATTCATGGGAGTCTCCTAATCATTAGGGGGAATACTCCCTCAGCGGGAGCGTTTCCCCGCTGGGAATGTAAGTGTTTAAACCTGTGCTTTTAGCTTATCCAGATCGTATTTTTGACCTAACCAAGCCACCAATTGAGCTGGACTCTCGTGCTGCTCAAATGACGTTTTAAGCTGGTCTAAATTCAGGATGTCATCCAATGTCAGACCGTACTGGTCTTGTAACTGAGTAGACACCTCGTGTTGATATTGCAGCCAGGCCCTCTCAAAAGCGGTTTGCTGCAATGCCATGTTTGGAACAAATACCATGGCCGTTACCCAAGCTCCTTGTGCGTCCGCATCTGCGATCAAAACAGG
The Pseudoalteromonas viridis DNA segment above includes these coding regions:
- the radC gene encoding RadC family protein, which encodes MKNKKFLAGEETGTYIVPEQVTEADILDMALKLARGRLSKGRKIEQPSSAFSYLQTLMHEYEHEVFGVLFLDTKHRVIRFEELFKGTLDAASVYPREVTKRALELNAAAVILVHNHPSGDPEPSEADKRITHRLRDALSLVDIRTLDHVVVASEGCVSLAERGYL
- a CDS encoding VWA domain-containing protein, producing MNHPLKNALPIVAAAYGEKFGVKVLIQGQDAFTDGERIVIPTANPDDPHYQQIAWGYLAHEAAHIRHTNFDMVQKASSKPIRKALLNIIEDVRIENELAKDYPGTRRSISQVIEYMVDTQQMCVPEQLEPASNLQAWLLFRLRCHFLGQKALTPLYQVVDERVRQLFPAAAMSRLSAMLTVVPSLASTGEVLKLVDAIVAMLEEESRPPQDESDADNGNDMGQDASNDSNNSSDSQTPEAAPSAMGDAAETGDSDNSDQADNLRQALEASAAQFEPDTFAQVAEVLSEQAEGHQGVTPLSLPQAEQAMLGDEAILTLSASESAQIRARLRGMVQSSQDNRNHAKRHGLRVATHRLAASQAGESRLFIQRLPRIAPNAAVHLLVDISGSMGKPIGEGNRKYFHVANEAALALAMALEGIPGVVPAVSYFPGIHQEVSIALLPKQSVRHRAACFDQKPRGCTPMAQAMWFAANSLLAQKQKRKLMIVLTDGDPDDWAATHDIVDRCRRSGFELLGIGIQTRSVEKFFPQSIVINDVKDLKRELFEVTQQLLIQ